One part of the Mycolicibacterium aromaticivorans JS19b1 = JCM 16368 genome encodes these proteins:
- a CDS encoding SDR family NAD(P)-dependent oxidoreductase: MAQARFDGRVAVITGAGRGLGREYALLLAGLGAKIVVNDVGGELTGDGADTGPAQQVVDEITAAGGEAIASSDSVASAQGGQAIVAAALDAYGRLDIVIHNAGNVRHAPLSEMTAETFDAVLDVHLHGAFHVVRAAFPSMCQAGYGRVILTSSIGGLYGNRGVANYAAAKAGVIGLSNVVALEGAEYGVRCNVIVPAAVTRMAEGIDTSAYPPMGPELVAPVVGWLAHESCSVTGEILTAIAGRVARVAVVESAGVYQPAWTVDDVGARIDQIRDLSEQLVFPVVPDGHHAHIGHSFAMARGTL, encoded by the coding sequence ATGGCACAAGCACGATTCGACGGCCGTGTCGCCGTCATCACCGGCGCCGGCCGGGGGCTGGGCCGCGAGTACGCGCTACTGCTCGCCGGTCTGGGCGCCAAGATCGTCGTCAACGACGTCGGCGGTGAGCTCACCGGTGACGGTGCCGACACCGGCCCGGCTCAGCAGGTGGTCGACGAGATCACCGCGGCCGGCGGGGAGGCGATCGCGTCGTCGGACTCGGTGGCGAGCGCGCAGGGTGGTCAGGCGATCGTGGCGGCGGCCCTCGATGCTTACGGCCGCCTGGATATTGTTATTCACAACGCTGGAAACGTCCGCCACGCACCGCTGTCGGAGATGACGGCCGAGACCTTCGACGCGGTGCTCGACGTTCACCTGCACGGTGCTTTTCACGTTGTGCGGGCGGCGTTTCCGTCGATGTGTCAGGCCGGCTACGGTCGAGTGATCCTCACGTCGTCGATCGGCGGCCTATACGGCAACCGCGGGGTGGCCAACTACGCCGCGGCCAAGGCCGGGGTGATCGGGTTGTCCAACGTCGTCGCGCTGGAAGGCGCCGAATACGGGGTGCGCTGCAACGTCATCGTCCCGGCAGCGGTCACCAGAATGGCCGAAGGCATTGACACATCGGCCTACCCGCCGATGGGTCCCGAGCTGGTCGCTCCCGTGGTCGGCTGGCTGGCGCACGAATCCTGTTCGGTAACAGGCGAGATCCTCACTGCAATCGCCGGCCGGGTGGCCCGGGTCGCCGTCGTCGAGTCCGCTGGGGTCTACCAGCCGGCGTGGACCGTCGACGACGTGGGCGCTCGCATCGACCAGATTCGCGACCTCAGTGAGCAGCTCGTGTTCCCGGTGGTCCCCGACGGCCACCACGCGCACATCGGCCACAGCTTCGCAATGGCAAGGGGCACGCTATGA
- a CDS encoding CaiB/BaiF CoA transferase family protein, with translation MSSSGPLAGIRVVDLTAMVMGPYCTQILADMGADVVKVEPPAGDDTRYVSVGPAPGLSGVFVNVNRGKRSVVLDLRSDKGRAALRALIAGADVFIHSMRAKAITKLGFGYDDVAAMNPSIVYTNCYGYGRRGPDRDRPAYDDTIQAECGLPAVQAALTGEANYVATIVADKVAGLTAVYATTMALFHRERTGEGQEVEVAMFETMASFMLVEHANGAMFDPPLGPAMYHRTVAPNRKPYRTKDGYISALIYNDRHWASFIDSVQPVWATERYATLTARAAEIDTVYSLVAQTMTERTTEEWLTLFVELEIPAAPLNSPQALFDNEQLNAVGFFETVPTAQGPVRMPGVPTWFSRTPGRIAGPTPELGADTEAVLAELGLAEVESR, from the coding sequence ATGAGCAGCAGCGGCCCACTGGCCGGGATCCGGGTGGTCGACCTCACCGCGATGGTGATGGGACCCTACTGCACCCAGATCCTGGCCGACATGGGCGCCGACGTCGTGAAGGTCGAGCCACCGGCCGGTGACGACACCCGCTACGTGTCCGTCGGTCCGGCGCCCGGGCTCAGCGGTGTGTTCGTCAACGTCAACCGTGGCAAACGCAGTGTGGTACTCGATCTTCGATCCGACAAGGGCCGGGCCGCGCTGCGCGCGCTGATCGCGGGTGCCGACGTGTTCATCCACTCGATGCGGGCGAAGGCGATCACCAAACTCGGGTTCGGCTACGACGACGTCGCCGCCATGAACCCCTCGATCGTCTACACCAACTGCTACGGATACGGCCGCCGCGGACCCGACCGGGACCGTCCCGCGTACGACGACACCATTCAGGCCGAGTGCGGCCTGCCAGCCGTGCAGGCCGCATTGACCGGTGAGGCGAACTATGTCGCCACGATCGTCGCGGACAAGGTCGCCGGACTCACCGCGGTCTATGCGACGACGATGGCGCTCTTCCACCGCGAGCGAACCGGCGAAGGTCAGGAGGTCGAAGTCGCGATGTTCGAGACGATGGCCTCGTTCATGCTCGTCGAGCACGCCAACGGGGCGATGTTCGACCCGCCGCTCGGGCCGGCGATGTACCACCGGACGGTCGCGCCGAATCGAAAGCCGTATCGCACCAAGGACGGCTACATCTCGGCATTGATCTACAACGACCGGCACTGGGCCAGCTTCATCGACTCCGTGCAGCCCGTCTGGGCTACCGAGCGTTACGCGACGCTCACGGCGCGGGCCGCCGAGATCGACACCGTGTACTCATTGGTGGCGCAGACCATGACCGAACGCACCACCGAGGAGTGGTTGACGTTGTTCGTCGAGCTCGAGATTCCGGCCGCACCGCTGAATTCGCCCCAGGCACTGTTCGACAACGAACAGCTCAACGCCGTCGGATTCTTCGAGACCGTGCCCACTGCCCAGGGTCCGGTACGGATGCCGGGCGTGCCCACCTGGTTCTCCCGGACTCCGGGCCGGATTGCCGGCCCCACACCTGAACTCGGCGCCGACACCGAGGCTGTGCTGGCCGAGTTGGGTCTGGCGGAAGTGGAGAGCCGATGA
- a CDS encoding acyl-CoA dehydrogenase family protein translates to MNLNFEMGASAAALRTQLRELVKDHVPDGYLGAFTDDPADLNVAQRFCRTLAEHELLCPAWPQEFGGRGVSVWEQTVVREEMWAHHEPRGAQYMGVNWVGPIIMRHGTESQQRTHLPAIARGEVIWCQGFSEPEAGSDLASLRTTARRDGDGWLVSGQKIWTSYATMAQWCFLLARTTKVGEGATQKKQQGLTIFLVPMDDPAITVRPIRCMMGPHHLNEVFFDNLRVTEADVLGTIDDGWSIVQEVTSFERVGIARYARCERLLAAAPTVLGDRWDAVSAELRGRWVRMLTHCRRARLMAYRIVELQNTGRVRPGDAAAYRIAVTTLDQDSAEVLMDIVAEVSHDDPRAGWFLAEVDDHWKYSQASTVSSGSIEMQRILLSRSMLAAAK, encoded by the coding sequence ATGAATCTGAACTTCGAGATGGGCGCGTCTGCGGCAGCACTGCGCACACAGCTGCGTGAGCTGGTGAAGGACCATGTCCCGGATGGATATCTCGGAGCGTTCACCGATGACCCCGCGGATCTGAATGTCGCGCAAAGGTTTTGCCGAACGCTGGCCGAGCACGAATTGCTCTGTCCGGCCTGGCCACAGGAGTTCGGCGGTCGCGGCGTCTCGGTGTGGGAACAGACCGTGGTCCGCGAGGAGATGTGGGCGCACCACGAACCGCGCGGTGCCCAGTACATGGGGGTCAACTGGGTGGGGCCCATCATCATGCGGCACGGCACCGAATCCCAGCAGCGCACCCATCTTCCGGCAATTGCCCGCGGCGAAGTCATCTGGTGTCAGGGTTTCTCGGAGCCCGAAGCGGGTTCGGATCTGGCGTCGCTGCGCACCACCGCGCGCCGCGACGGCGATGGTTGGTTGGTGAGTGGTCAGAAGATCTGGACGTCCTACGCGACGATGGCGCAGTGGTGTTTTCTGCTGGCGCGCACGACCAAAGTGGGAGAAGGCGCAACGCAGAAAAAACAACAGGGCCTGACGATCTTCCTGGTCCCGATGGACGATCCGGCCATCACGGTGCGGCCGATCCGATGCATGATGGGCCCCCATCACCTCAACGAGGTGTTCTTCGACAATTTGCGGGTCACCGAGGCCGACGTGCTCGGCACCATCGACGACGGATGGTCGATCGTGCAGGAGGTGACCTCGTTCGAGCGGGTGGGAATCGCTCGATACGCGCGGTGTGAACGGTTGCTGGCAGCGGCGCCAACGGTTCTCGGCGACCGGTGGGATGCCGTGTCTGCTGAACTGCGCGGCAGGTGGGTGCGGATGTTGACGCATTGCCGCCGTGCGCGGCTGATGGCCTATCGCATCGTGGAACTCCAGAACACCGGGCGGGTCCGGCCCGGCGACGCCGCCGCTTACCGGATCGCGGTCACCACGTTGGATCAGGACAGCGCAGAGGTGTTGATGGACATCGTGGCCGAGGTCTCCCACGACGACCCGCGCGCGGGGTGGTTCCTCGCCGAGGTCGACGACCACTGGAAGTACTCCCAGGCCTCGACAGTGTCCTCCGGTAGCATCGAGATGCAGCGCATCCTGCTGTCGCGTTCCATGCTGGCGGCCGCGAAATGA
- a CDS encoding acyl-CoA dehydrogenase family protein: protein MVLDLSEDAREFGHQALRAFEAAGGDQLVQQAEAKPDLRESLVGPILTGLGAWELDPRTDPDSLEAAAALCRSAGYWALPYPVAERLAAPTDLDVDGLVVVAGIRPMATLAGLETRWAAVTLAGERAHVAGHAEDGPAFVTGLQLAAIDENGTGDIALALTLQCWTLLGMLDRAIELTVAHVSLRKQFGQSLSGFQGVQFQLTDAEVERSGLDMLAKYALWSIGSDSPDALNDALALRMSALEAAEIVFRVCHQLHGAVGFCDETTLSWLSRHSQPLRRLPSGLSATRDLLTRRVGGAGLKGLFA, encoded by the coding sequence ATGGTGCTGGATCTCAGCGAGGATGCCAGAGAGTTCGGGCATCAGGCACTCCGGGCTTTCGAGGCCGCAGGCGGTGACCAGCTGGTGCAGCAGGCCGAGGCTAAACCAGACCTCCGGGAGTCACTTGTCGGTCCGATCCTGACCGGGTTGGGCGCGTGGGAACTCGACCCTCGCACCGACCCGGACAGTCTGGAAGCCGCCGCGGCTCTGTGCCGCAGCGCAGGCTACTGGGCGCTGCCGTACCCGGTGGCCGAGCGCCTGGCCGCCCCCACCGACCTCGACGTCGACGGCCTGGTGGTCGTAGCAGGTATCCGTCCGATGGCGACTCTGGCCGGACTCGAAACCCGTTGGGCAGCAGTGACCCTGGCCGGCGAACGAGCCCACGTGGCCGGCCATGCCGAGGACGGCCCGGCGTTCGTCACCGGGCTGCAGCTGGCGGCGATCGACGAGAACGGCACCGGGGATATCGCCCTGGCGCTGACACTGCAATGCTGGACGCTGCTCGGGATGCTGGATCGTGCGATCGAGCTGACCGTTGCTCATGTGAGCCTGCGCAAGCAATTCGGCCAGTCGCTATCGGGCTTTCAGGGAGTGCAGTTCCAGCTCACCGACGCCGAAGTCGAGCGCAGCGGGTTGGATATGCTCGCCAAGTACGCGCTGTGGAGCATCGGAAGCGACAGCCCCGACGCGTTGAACGATGCTCTCGCCCTCCGGATGTCGGCTCTCGAAGCCGCGGAGATCGTCTTTCGGGTGTGCCATCAGCTGCACGGTGCGGTGGGGTTCTGCGACGAGACGACGCTGTCGTGGCTCTCGCGCCACAGCCAGCCGCTGCGGCGGCTCCCATCGGGCCTGTCCGCGACGCGAGACCTGCTGACACGCAGGGTGGGCGGGGCCGGATTGAAAGGACTTTTCGCGTGA
- a CDS encoding Gfo/Idh/MocA family protein: protein MKVVVIGTGFGKHAAAPVYSSLGLDVEVISPRDESAVQHAIASDDVDLVSVHSPPFLHVDHVNATIDHGHPVLCDKPFGRNAAEAEAMRDRATEAGVLNFLNFEFRFAEAWAKLKQLADDGTIGAPVHLNWTFYGSGLRGREYGWINDRERGGGWIGAYGSHLIDYTRWLFNSEVADCRGVTRIDGSPPEATAEDAYSAWFRMTNGCTAAHDTGFAGAVPLAPRATLLGSAGSIELTADTTLVVYRPGEDPRTHQFPPAPRRSPPPALSSFLGAVVEAIRSGTQIAPSFDDGVAAAHAMDRLRVKP from the coding sequence GTGAAGGTCGTTGTCATCGGCACCGGCTTCGGAAAGCACGCTGCCGCTCCGGTCTACTCGAGTCTCGGCCTCGACGTCGAGGTGATCAGCCCACGTGACGAGTCCGCGGTGCAGCATGCGATCGCATCCGACGACGTCGATCTGGTCTCGGTGCACTCGCCACCGTTCCTGCACGTCGATCATGTGAACGCCACCATCGATCACGGGCACCCCGTGCTCTGCGACAAGCCGTTCGGCCGCAACGCCGCCGAGGCCGAGGCGATGCGTGACAGGGCAACGGAAGCCGGAGTGCTGAACTTCCTGAACTTCGAGTTCCGGTTCGCCGAGGCGTGGGCGAAGCTGAAACAGCTGGCCGACGATGGAACGATCGGGGCGCCAGTGCATCTGAACTGGACGTTCTACGGCAGCGGACTACGCGGACGCGAGTACGGCTGGATCAACGATCGTGAGCGCGGTGGCGGTTGGATCGGCGCCTACGGCTCGCACCTCATCGACTACACGCGCTGGTTGTTCAACAGCGAGGTGGCCGACTGCCGGGGTGTCACGCGTATCGATGGTTCGCCGCCCGAGGCGACCGCCGAGGATGCGTACTCGGCCTGGTTCAGGATGACCAACGGCTGCACCGCCGCACACGACACCGGTTTCGCCGGGGCGGTTCCGCTGGCACCGCGGGCCACGCTGCTCGGCAGCGCCGGCTCCATTGAGTTGACGGCCGACACGACACTGGTGGTGTACCGGCCTGGTGAAGATCCGCGGACTCATCAGTTTCCGCCAGCGCCACGGCGGTCGCCACCGCCGGCGTTGTCGTCGTTCCTCGGCGCGGTCGTCGAGGCGATCCGAAGCGGCACGCAGATCGCGCCGTCGTTCGACGACGGTGTGGCAGCCGCCCATGCCATGGACCGGCTGCGAGTCAAGCCATGA
- a CDS encoding acyl-CoA dehydrogenase family protein — MTSPDEFREHVRAWCVANIPTDWRATQTGASEAEFVAFQKAWFAELHAAGFAVPHWPAEWGGGMPVDEQIVLYSELAAHDAPRLVLAFVGIHHAASTLLVAGTDEQRRRHLPAILDGEIWVQGFSEPEAGSDLASLRTTARREGDTFVVDGQKLWASGGLHADWCLLLARTDPGAPKRDGISYFLMDMTSPGVEVRPIRNAVGDSHFCEIFLDGVEIPAANLIGTENQGWQVAQATLGAERGMTMLELTERLANAGFRRLVQACSPITDARVADRLAQFEIEIAGLRGLCRDLVLSHDTGGVGAADASVVKLFYSELLQRMTDFGAEIGGLAAHTTLVKPASSGWESGAWVLDFIGSWEWTIPGGASEIQRTIIAERGLGLPREPSSV; from the coding sequence ATGACGAGCCCGGACGAGTTTCGCGAGCATGTCCGCGCGTGGTGCGTCGCGAACATCCCCACCGACTGGCGGGCTACCCAAACCGGCGCCAGCGAAGCTGAATTCGTGGCTTTCCAGAAGGCGTGGTTCGCCGAGCTGCACGCTGCCGGGTTCGCGGTGCCGCATTGGCCCGCCGAGTGGGGTGGCGGCATGCCCGTCGACGAGCAGATCGTGCTGTACTCCGAACTGGCCGCCCACGACGCGCCGCGGCTGGTGCTCGCGTTCGTCGGTATCCACCATGCGGCGTCCACGCTGCTGGTCGCGGGAACCGACGAGCAGCGCCGCCGGCATCTGCCCGCGATTCTCGATGGCGAGATCTGGGTGCAGGGTTTCAGCGAGCCCGAGGCTGGATCGGACCTGGCCAGCCTGCGCACCACCGCCCGGCGCGAGGGCGACACGTTTGTCGTCGACGGTCAAAAGCTCTGGGCCAGCGGGGGATTGCACGCCGACTGGTGCCTGTTGCTGGCCCGCACCGATCCTGGCGCCCCGAAACGCGACGGCATCTCGTACTTCCTGATGGACATGACCAGTCCGGGCGTCGAGGTCCGGCCGATCCGCAACGCCGTGGGCGACTCGCACTTCTGCGAGATCTTCCTCGACGGTGTCGAGATCCCGGCCGCGAACCTGATCGGCACCGAGAACCAGGGCTGGCAGGTCGCGCAGGCCACGCTCGGCGCCGAGCGCGGCATGACGATGCTGGAATTGACCGAGCGGCTGGCGAACGCGGGCTTCCGCCGGCTGGTGCAGGCCTGCTCGCCAATCACGGATGCGCGAGTCGCCGATCGCCTGGCGCAGTTCGAGATCGAGATCGCCGGGCTGCGTGGACTGTGTCGGGACCTGGTGCTCAGCCATGACACCGGGGGTGTCGGCGCGGCAGACGCCTCGGTGGTGAAGTTGTTCTACAGCGAACTGCTGCAGCGGATGACCGACTTCGGCGCCGAGATCGGCGGCCTGGCCGCCCACACCACACTCGTCAAACCCGCGTCCAGCGGCTGGGAGTCCGGGGCGTGGGTGCTGGACTTCATCGGCTCCTGGGAATGGACGATCCCGGGCGGCGCCAGCGAGATTCAGCGCACGATCATCGCCGAACGCGGGCTGGGCCTGCCGCGAGAGCCGAGTAGCGTGTGA
- a CDS encoding acyl-CoA dehydrogenase family protein, with product MAAETSEFDEFHGELRSLAAELLAKDRAVAWPVLADAGWVGLEVAEHLGGAGATFAEVAVICEELGRAASTTSFLGSAVLAVGVLNALEPSEFRDRLLAEIASGDTRVAVAFEPFDFVPDAEGADTVLVVTDAGVTEATVSITPQPVLDETRRLARVAVERPGAALSFVDESAGRRLRDRAAVAIACDSLGVAEAMLTATVDYAKVRQQFGRPIGSFQAVKHACADMYVAISVSRQLVSAAVHAIALDQRDAAVKASMAKSYACSTAVDVAGKAMQLHGGIGYTWESGIHVYLKRAALNRSLFGSPASCRHELAQRYL from the coding sequence ATGGCCGCAGAGACATCAGAATTCGACGAGTTCCATGGCGAGCTGCGTTCGTTGGCGGCTGAGCTGTTGGCCAAAGACCGCGCCGTCGCCTGGCCGGTGCTGGCCGACGCGGGGTGGGTCGGGCTCGAGGTGGCCGAGCACCTCGGCGGTGCCGGCGCGACCTTCGCCGAGGTGGCGGTCATCTGCGAGGAGCTGGGTCGCGCAGCCAGCACCACGAGCTTTCTCGGCAGCGCCGTGCTGGCCGTCGGGGTGCTGAATGCGCTGGAGCCCAGCGAGTTCCGTGATCGGCTGCTGGCCGAGATCGCGTCGGGCGACACCCGGGTAGCCGTCGCGTTCGAGCCGTTCGATTTCGTGCCCGATGCCGAGGGTGCCGACACGGTCTTGGTCGTCACCGACGCCGGGGTCACCGAGGCGACGGTGAGCATCACCCCGCAGCCGGTACTGGATGAGACGCGCCGCCTGGCCCGCGTCGCGGTCGAACGCCCAGGAGCAGCACTGAGTTTCGTCGACGAGTCCGCCGGCCGCCGGCTTCGCGACCGGGCTGCCGTCGCCATCGCATGCGACAGTCTCGGCGTGGCCGAAGCCATGCTCACCGCGACCGTCGACTACGCCAAAGTGCGGCAACAGTTCGGCAGGCCCATCGGCTCGTTCCAGGCCGTCAAGCACGCCTGCGCTGACATGTACGTCGCGATCTCGGTGTCGCGCCAATTAGTCAGTGCTGCAGTACACGCCATCGCACTCGATCAGCGCGATGCTGCCGTGAAGGCCTCGATGGCCAAGTCGTACGCGTGCAGCACCGCTGTCGACGTGGCAGGCAAAGCCATGCAGCTGCACGGCGGCATCGGCTACACGTGGGAGAGCGGCATTCACGTCTACCTCAAGCGGGCCGCGCTGAACCGTTCGCTGTTCGGCTCGCCCGCGTCCTGTCGCCACGAGCTTGCTCAACGTTATCTATAG
- a CDS encoding thiamine pyrophosphate-binding protein, whose translation MGVPVYKRILDLFEAEGVNTLFGIPDPNFVHMFTEADARGWSVVAPHHELSAGFMAEAASRMTGKPGLCIGTLGPGMANIAGAIQCALVENSPVIFLGGQRARVTERRVRRGRIQFVQQEPLFAASVKYSSSIEYADQTDEIIHEAIRKAMSGTPGPTYVEFPSHVILEELDVDDAPPPSSYRLVNQGAGSREVAEAATLIREAKSPVLLVGHGVHTSRTQQEVKELAELMACPVIQTSGGTSFVPGLQDRTFPYLFSPAANEAVEESDLCVALGTELGEPMHYGRTQHWAANNATRKWVMVEQDPTAIGVNRPIDVALVGDLRGVVPQLVEALRDTPRAPSAALETLIKADVAELARVAEEAPSGRTPVHPARYVVEATKAFDELDDGILVRDGGATVIFQWTYSQTKPRDVIWNQNFGHLGTGLPYAVGASVAEGGNRPVMLLTSDSAFLFHIAELETAARQNVPLVCVVGVDHQWGLEVGVYKRTFDQPSPQPGVHWSKDVRMDKIAEGFGCHGEYVEKEEEIGPAIARAYASGKVGVVHVCIDPKANSEEMPKYDRFRTWYAEGTQ comes from the coding sequence ATGGGTGTTCCCGTTTACAAACGCATTCTCGACCTGTTCGAGGCCGAGGGTGTGAACACGTTGTTCGGCATCCCCGATCCCAACTTCGTGCACATGTTCACCGAAGCGGACGCCCGCGGTTGGTCGGTTGTGGCGCCGCACCACGAGCTGAGCGCCGGATTCATGGCCGAGGCCGCATCCCGGATGACGGGCAAGCCCGGCCTGTGCATCGGAACGCTCGGCCCGGGCATGGCCAACATCGCAGGCGCCATCCAGTGCGCACTCGTCGAGAACTCGCCGGTCATCTTCCTGGGCGGGCAGCGGGCCCGGGTCACCGAACGCCGGGTGCGGCGCGGACGTATCCAATTCGTCCAGCAGGAACCGCTTTTCGCCGCATCAGTGAAGTACAGCAGCTCCATCGAGTACGCCGACCAGACGGACGAGATCATCCACGAGGCCATCCGCAAGGCGATGTCCGGCACCCCCGGCCCGACCTACGTCGAATTCCCCTCGCACGTCATCCTCGAAGAGCTCGACGTCGATGACGCGCCGCCGCCGTCGTCCTACCGGTTGGTGAACCAGGGTGCGGGCTCCCGTGAGGTGGCCGAGGCGGCGACCCTGATCCGCGAAGCCAAGAGCCCCGTGCTACTGGTCGGTCACGGGGTGCACACCTCCAGAACCCAGCAGGAAGTCAAGGAGCTCGCCGAGCTGATGGCGTGCCCGGTGATCCAGACGTCCGGCGGTACATCGTTCGTCCCGGGTCTGCAGGACCGGACGTTCCCGTACCTGTTCTCCCCGGCCGCCAATGAAGCCGTCGAAGAATCCGACCTGTGCGTGGCGCTGGGCACCGAACTCGGCGAACCCATGCATTACGGCCGCACCCAGCACTGGGCTGCCAACAACGCGACGCGCAAATGGGTGATGGTCGAGCAGGACCCGACCGCCATCGGCGTCAACCGGCCCATCGACGTGGCGCTGGTCGGTGACCTGCGCGGTGTGGTGCCACAGCTGGTCGAGGCGCTACGGGACACTCCTCGCGCTCCGTCGGCCGCCCTCGAGACGCTGATCAAAGCCGACGTCGCCGAGCTGGCGCGGGTGGCGGAGGAGGCGCCGAGCGGACGCACCCCGGTGCACCCGGCCCGGTACGTCGTCGAGGCGACCAAGGCGTTCGACGAACTCGACGACGGGATCCTGGTGCGCGACGGCGGGGCGACGGTGATCTTTCAGTGGACCTATTCGCAGACCAAGCCGCGCGATGTGATCTGGAATCAGAACTTCGGTCACCTGGGCACCGGCTTGCCGTATGCCGTCGGTGCCTCGGTGGCCGAGGGCGGTAACCGCCCGGTGATGCTGCTCACCAGCGACTCGGCGTTCCTGTTTCACATCGCCGAGTTGGAGACCGCCGCTCGGCAGAACGTGCCGCTGGTGTGTGTGGTCGGCGTCGACCATCAGTGGGGTCTCGAGGTTGGCGTGTACAAGCGGACCTTCGACCAGCCGTCGCCGCAACCCGGCGTGCACTGGAGCAAGGATGTCCGGATGGACAAGATCGCCGAGGGTTTCGGTTGCCACGGCGAATATGTGGAGAAAGAAGAGGAGATCGGCCCAGCGATCGCCCGCGCGTACGCGAGTGGAAAAGTCGGCGTGGTGCACGTGTGCATCGACCCGAAGGCCAACTCCGAAGAGATGCCCAAGTACGACCGATTCAGGACCTGGTACGCCGAAGGCACCCAATAA
- a CDS encoding aldehyde dehydrogenase family protein — protein sequence MREYLKFYIDGQWVDPVELRTLDVDNPTLEQVGGTIAIGSDADVDKAVKAARTAFGTWSVSSKEDRLDALQTILDEYQKRLKDLADAVHEEMGAPPTLAAGPQVMMGLGHLSTAIDVLKNYSFETERGQTMVVKEPVGVCGLITPWNWPINQIACKVFPALAAGCTMVLKPSEVAPFSGQIFTEIIDAAGLPAGVYNMVFGDGPGVGAALSSHPGIDMVSFTGSTRAGIEVARNAAPSVKRVSQELGGKSPNIVLDDEAFGQSVAAGVAVMMMNSGQSCNAPSRMLVPNSRMDEAVAVAKATAEGVKVGDLSDSSAIGPVASRAQFEKVQGLIEKGIAEGAKVVAGGPGRPEGLDTGYYVRPTVFADVNNDMTIAREEIFGPVLCILGYDNLDQAVEIGNDTDYGLYGYVSGADLDQARALARRIRAGAVAINHAFDIKAPFGGYKTSGNGREWGEEGFADFLETKAILGYAPVGTGE from the coding sequence ATGCGTGAATATTTGAAGTTCTACATCGATGGCCAGTGGGTGGATCCGGTCGAGCTGCGGACGCTCGACGTCGACAACCCGACGCTCGAGCAGGTCGGCGGCACGATCGCCATCGGCAGCGACGCCGACGTGGACAAAGCGGTCAAGGCGGCCCGCACGGCATTCGGCACGTGGTCGGTCAGCTCCAAGGAAGACCGCCTCGACGCCTTGCAGACGATCCTCGACGAGTACCAGAAACGTCTGAAGGATCTCGCCGATGCGGTGCACGAGGAGATGGGCGCCCCTCCGACGCTGGCCGCGGGGCCGCAGGTGATGATGGGTCTCGGTCACCTCTCCACTGCCATCGACGTGCTGAAGAACTACAGCTTCGAAACCGAGCGCGGCCAGACCATGGTGGTCAAGGAGCCGGTCGGGGTGTGCGGCCTCATCACGCCGTGGAACTGGCCGATCAACCAGATCGCCTGCAAGGTGTTCCCGGCTCTGGCCGCCGGGTGCACCATGGTGCTCAAGCCGTCCGAGGTCGCGCCGTTCTCCGGGCAGATCTTCACCGAGATCATCGACGCCGCAGGGCTTCCCGCGGGTGTCTACAACATGGTCTTCGGTGACGGGCCGGGCGTCGGCGCCGCGCTGTCCAGCCATCCCGGCATCGACATGGTGTCGTTCACCGGCTCGACCCGGGCAGGCATCGAGGTGGCGCGCAACGCCGCACCCAGCGTCAAGCGAGTCAGCCAGGAACTCGGCGGAAAGAGTCCCAACATCGTGCTCGACGACGAGGCGTTCGGCCAGAGCGTCGCGGCCGGCGTCGCGGTGATGATGATGAACTCCGGGCAGAGCTGTAATGCGCCATCGCGCATGCTGGTTCCGAACTCGCGGATGGATGAAGCCGTGGCGGTGGCGAAGGCCACCGCAGAGGGAGTGAAGGTCGGCGATCTGTCCGACAGCTCGGCCATCGGGCCGGTGGCCTCCCGCGCGCAGTTCGAGAAGGTACAAGGCCTCATCGAGAAGGGCATCGCCGAGGGAGCGAAGGTGGTGGCGGGCGGTCCGGGCCGTCCTGAAGGCCTTGACACCGGCTACTACGTGCGTCCGACGGTGTTCGCCGACGTGAACAACGACATGACGATCGCCCGCGAGGAGATCTTCGGACCGGTGCTGTGCATCCTGGGTTACGACAACCTGGACCAGGCCGTCGAGATCGGCAACGACACCGATTACGGCCTCTATGGGTACGTCTCCGGTGCCGACCTGGACCAGGCGCGTGCGCTGGCTCGGCGTATCCGTGCCGGCGCCGTCGCGATCAACCACGCGTTCGACATCAAGGCCCCCTTCGGCGGGTACAAGACCAGTGGCAACGGCCGGGAGTGGGGCGAAGAGGGTTTCGCCGATTTCCTGGAGACCAAAGCAATTCTCGGGTACGCGCCGGTGGGCACCGGGGAGTAG